A genomic stretch from Halalkalibacillus sediminis includes:
- a CDS encoding alanine/glycine:cation symporter family protein, producing MSAIESFWSEIVGLGNTILWEYLLIYLLLGAGIYFTFFSKFVQFRLFGNMFKVITEEAFEQSGKRGTSAFQAFSISIASRVGTGNLAGVAIAVSLGGPGAVFWMWVVALVGMATAFIESTLAQVYKVPDKDGFRGGPAYYMERALGQKWMGILFSVLITITFGFVFSAVQANTITQAVDDAFGISPWIMGIILVVLVAIIIFGGIKRIAVVSGTIVPIMAAIYIVVALIVFFMNIQEAPRIFGMIFGQAFGLQEAAGGAVGAAILNGVQRGLFSNEAGMGSAPNAAATAGVNHPAKQGLVQSLAVFFDTIVICSLTAFVILLYGDYANSDQNGIQLTQSALDAQLGSWASIFLAITIFLFAFSSVIGNYYYGESNVAFMKNKGIILFVYRLVVLAMVMWGSVAQLQIVWNTADFFMALMAVVNLAAILLLSKLAFAVLKDYTDQKKNGIDPTFHSSNFPTFKNLEWWGDQPSDEKDEKQK from the coding sequence ATGTCTGCCATTGAAAGTTTTTGGTCTGAGATTGTCGGATTAGGAAACACGATCTTATGGGAATACTTACTTATTTATTTATTACTTGGAGCAGGAATTTATTTTACATTCTTTAGTAAATTTGTTCAGTTTCGTCTTTTCGGAAATATGTTCAAGGTCATTACTGAAGAAGCTTTTGAGCAGAGTGGAAAGCGTGGAACATCAGCGTTTCAGGCATTCAGTATCAGTATTGCTTCTCGGGTAGGAACCGGGAACTTAGCGGGTGTTGCAATCGCGGTATCACTTGGTGGGCCCGGTGCAGTTTTCTGGATGTGGGTTGTGGCGCTAGTCGGTATGGCTACGGCATTTATTGAGAGTACGCTGGCACAAGTTTACAAAGTTCCAGATAAAGATGGGTTCCGTGGAGGACCTGCTTATTATATGGAACGTGCATTAGGGCAAAAATGGATGGGCATTTTGTTCTCGGTTTTGATCACGATCACATTTGGATTTGTGTTCAGTGCTGTGCAAGCGAATACAATTACCCAAGCGGTTGATGATGCATTCGGAATTTCTCCTTGGATAATGGGGATTATTCTAGTCGTGCTAGTTGCAATCATCATCTTCGGGGGTATTAAACGTATTGCCGTCGTCTCCGGTACGATTGTGCCGATTATGGCTGCTATTTACATCGTCGTTGCACTAATCGTTTTCTTCATGAATATTCAAGAAGCACCAAGAATTTTCGGAATGATCTTCGGTCAAGCATTCGGTCTGCAAGAGGCAGCTGGTGGTGCTGTTGGGGCTGCAATCCTTAACGGGGTTCAACGTGGTCTCTTCTCAAACGAAGCTGGTATGGGTAGTGCACCGAACGCTGCTGCGACAGCTGGTGTCAATCACCCGGCAAAGCAAGGACTTGTGCAGTCGTTGGCTGTATTCTTTGATACAATTGTCATCTGTTCACTGACAGCCTTCGTCATCTTACTTTACGGTGATTATGCCAATTCAGATCAAAATGGTATCCAATTGACGCAATCTGCGCTGGATGCTCAATTAGGGAGCTGGGCATCGATTTTCCTAGCAATCACGATTTTCTTATTTGCTTTCAGTTCAGTTATCGGAAACTATTACTATGGTGAATCGAACGTTGCCTTTATGAAAAACAAAGGTATCATCCTATTTGTTTACAGACTTGTTGTCCTTGCGATGGTGATGTGGGGCTCTGTTGCTCAACTTCAAATCGTTTGGAATACGGCGGATTTTTTCATGGCGCTAATGGCCGTTGTCAACTTGGCTGCTATTCTGTTACTAAGTAAGCTTGCTTTTGCAGTGTTGAAAGATTATACAGATCAGAAGAAAAATGGAATTGATCCAACATTCCATTCATCAAATTTCCCAACATTTAAAAACTTAGAGTGGTGGGGAGATCAGCCTTCTGATGAGAAAGATGAAAAGCAGAAATAA
- a CDS encoding helix-turn-helix domain-containing protein, with amino-acid sequence MESLGSRIKSLRKKRKLTLEGLAANQMTKGMLSLIENDKAKPSMESLTYIAERLNVEVNELLEQVSMSELREQLKEAEDLFDKEDFKELKNHLHSIMDKDLPLSFETGRLYELYGRALFNLKEEGWKKFIDHAEKTFIQLKMFNEAAKLAIFPLLIHFENFEYENALEKLYQKKEYFEEIGAHLDVLKELDFGYYEVLSLLAVGKYEKASKRLKETIEFSKKNNVLYRIEELYRVAAFYAMMNGQEKDMGFYTDKLIILADFTDSIETKQNVYFIKAHFHNVYTGEYDKALEWINRFNELDDNKSIKLSYVEIGKSMYGLGKYEEALDNLLNFEIIDEWVHPFDLSMGYVTDAYIARCYFHLDNIDKAKEHVYRAKEKIDPLPDTPYKTFIYDTIKLIES; translated from the coding sequence ATGGAATCTTTAGGAAGCCGAATTAAATCACTTCGAAAAAAAAGAAAACTAACACTTGAAGGTTTAGCTGCTAATCAGATGACGAAAGGCATGCTAAGCTTAATTGAAAATGATAAAGCCAAGCCTTCGATGGAGAGTCTGACATATATTGCTGAGCGTTTGAATGTAGAAGTCAATGAATTATTAGAGCAAGTTAGTATGTCGGAGTTACGTGAGCAATTGAAAGAAGCTGAAGATTTATTTGATAAAGAGGACTTTAAGGAGCTTAAGAACCATTTACATTCTATAATGGACAAAGACCTACCTTTATCATTTGAGACGGGAAGACTCTACGAATTGTATGGGCGAGCTCTTTTTAATCTCAAAGAAGAGGGCTGGAAGAAATTCATTGATCATGCTGAAAAAACTTTCATCCAATTAAAAATGTTTAATGAAGCAGCAAAATTAGCGATTTTCCCTTTATTGATTCATTTTGAGAACTTTGAATACGAGAACGCATTAGAAAAACTTTATCAAAAGAAAGAGTACTTTGAGGAAATCGGTGCACATTTAGATGTCTTGAAGGAACTTGATTTCGGGTATTATGAAGTACTTTCACTCCTTGCAGTGGGTAAATATGAAAAAGCATCTAAACGATTAAAAGAAACGATCGAATTTTCTAAGAAGAACAACGTCTTATACAGAATTGAAGAGTTGTATCGTGTAGCAGCATTTTATGCCATGATGAATGGTCAAGAGAAAGATATGGGCTTTTACACGGATAAATTGATAATACTTGCTGATTTCACGGATAGCATTGAGACCAAACAAAATGTCTATTTTATCAAGGCTCACTTCCATAATGTTTATACTGGAGAATACGATAAAGCTTTAGAATGGATTAATCGCTTTAATGAACTAGATGATAATAAGTCTATAAAACTTTCCTACGTTGAGATTGGAAAGTCGATGTATGGTCTAGGTAAATATGAAGAAGCCTTAGATAATTTACTAAATTTTGAAATTATCGATGAATGGGTCCACCCATTTGATTTGTCAATGGGATATGTAACTGACGCTTATATAGCAAGGTGTTACTTCCATCTAGATAATATTGACAAGGCAAAAGAACATGTCTATCGAGCGAAAGAAAAAATCGATCCTTTACCAGACACACCATATAAAACATTCATCTATGATACGATTAAATTAATAGAATCTTGA
- a CDS encoding winged helix-turn-helix transcriptional regulator: MTEKSICPKFEKALSILNKRWTGLIVFQLLNGSQRFCTIESEIGISGKVLSDRLKDLEKEGIVTRKVYDEIPVRIEYSLTDKGKALKPLLEEIQDWSHEWIEAN; encoded by the coding sequence ATGACTGAAAAATCCATCTGTCCAAAATTTGAAAAAGCATTGAGCATATTGAATAAGCGCTGGACAGGACTCATCGTTTTCCAGTTACTGAATGGATCCCAGCGGTTCTGTACAATTGAATCTGAAATAGGAATCAGTGGAAAAGTTTTATCTGATCGATTAAAAGATTTAGAGAAAGAAGGAATTGTAACTCGTAAAGTTTACGATGAAATTCCTGTTAGAATAGAATATTCATTGACCGATAAAGGAAAAGCATTAAAACCACTGCTTGAAGAAATTCAAGACTGGTCACATGAATGGATTGAAGCAAACTAA
- a CDS encoding cytochrome ubiquinol oxidase subunit I: MFWEYDPVTFSRTLTGLTLAFHIIYATIGVGIPLMIAIAQWIGIKKNDEHYILLARRWARGFVITVAVGVVTGTAIGLQLSLLWPNFMELAGHVIALPLFMETFAFFFEAIFLGIYLYTWDRFENQKKHLLLLIPVAIGAAFSAFFITIVNAFMNTPQGFDLVNGALVNIDPIAAMLNPAMPTKVAHVLSTAFMTSAFVLASIAAFRLFKGNNHVYHKKALFLMMKVGFIFSVATVIVGDFSGKFLAEYQPEKLAAAEWHFETEEEAPLILYGWLDDKGEVKGGLEIPYALSILAHGNPTAEVEGLNETPEEERPPLFVHYFFDLMVTIGMWLTFISGFYWFAVKKGWKIIRKKSFNFVLFLSGPLAMIAIEMGWFYAEFGRQPWILRGYMMVSDGATSAGYVDWMLFLFAGLYIVLGTASVIVLTKMFKKNPVEQELADHAYERGEW, from the coding sequence ATGTTTTGGGAATATGATCCGGTTACTTTTAGTCGTACACTGACGGGTTTGACACTAGCGTTTCATATAATCTACGCAACAATCGGTGTCGGAATTCCGTTGATGATTGCGATTGCTCAGTGGATTGGGATTAAAAAGAATGATGAACACTATATATTATTGGCCCGACGTTGGGCACGTGGTTTCGTTATCACCGTAGCTGTCGGTGTTGTTACAGGAACGGCCATTGGTTTGCAGTTATCGTTATTATGGCCGAACTTTATGGAACTGGCTGGACACGTCATCGCATTGCCTTTATTCATGGAAACGTTCGCATTCTTCTTTGAAGCGATATTCTTAGGAATATACTTATACACTTGGGATCGTTTTGAAAATCAGAAAAAACACTTGCTATTACTTATTCCAGTTGCGATAGGCGCAGCTTTCTCAGCGTTTTTCATTACGATTGTCAATGCTTTTATGAATACACCACAAGGTTTCGATTTGGTAAATGGAGCTTTGGTTAATATCGATCCGATTGCTGCGATGTTGAATCCAGCAATGCCTACAAAAGTTGCGCACGTATTATCTACAGCCTTTATGACAAGCGCTTTTGTTCTTGCATCAATTGCGGCCTTCCGTTTATTTAAGGGAAACAATCATGTTTATCATAAAAAAGCGCTGTTTTTAATGATGAAAGTTGGTTTTATTTTCTCAGTGGCGACAGTGATTGTTGGAGACTTTTCTGGTAAGTTCCTTGCAGAATATCAACCTGAAAAGTTAGCTGCTGCTGAATGGCATTTTGAGACAGAAGAGGAAGCACCACTTATTTTATATGGTTGGTTAGACGATAAAGGGGAAGTGAAAGGTGGACTTGAGATACCATATGCTTTAAGTATACTTGCTCACGGAAATCCAACTGCTGAAGTTGAAGGGCTTAATGAGACTCCAGAAGAGGAGCGGCCACCTTTATTCGTGCACTACTTCTTTGATTTGATGGTCACGATCGGAATGTGGCTAACGTTCATTTCAGGTTTCTACTGGTTCGCGGTTAAAAAAGGTTGGAAAATTATCCGGAAGAAATCGTTCAATTTTGTTTTATTCTTATCAGGTCCTTTAGCCATGATTGCAATCGAGATGGGTTGGTTCTACGCAGAATTTGGACGCCAGCCATGGATTCTAAGAGGCTATATGATGGTATCTGATGGAGCGACATCAGCTGGGTACGTTGATTGGATGCTTTTCTTATTCGCTGGCCTATATATAGTTTTAGGAACTGCGAGTGTTATTGTACTGACGAAGATGTTTAAGAAAAACCCTGTAGAACAAGAGCTAGCTGATCATGCTTACGAAAGGGGTGAATGGTAA
- a CDS encoding gamma-glutamylcyclotransferase yields MITNYLFVYGTLQKHERNHHWLNGAERVAEQAWTKGRLVESEHEYPGLVRSDDAIVYGELYKIDEDILKKVDELESFKEDNEGNFFDREIRVVDTDGSKYEAHVYFLNQPNVEADEQAYYDWKVTRRLQKETPLYFAYGSCMDHERIEVADMLDGFDAVGLGVLSGYDMDFTTRAEDGGRADITEKKDSTVEGIVYKITDEALEYLYMREGVYAGKYRPAFVDVEVEGKKVNMLTFIVIDKEESIAPPDHYLTEIVRGGKKFLTEKYINAIHDKVDKLRKG; encoded by the coding sequence GTGATTACAAACTACCTTTTTGTATATGGAACACTTCAAAAACACGAACGCAACCACCACTGGTTGAACGGTGCTGAAAGAGTGGCAGAACAGGCTTGGACGAAAGGGCGCTTAGTAGAAAGTGAGCACGAGTATCCAGGTTTAGTTCGCAGCGATGACGCTATCGTCTATGGTGAGTTATATAAAATTGATGAAGATATTTTGAAAAAGGTTGATGAATTGGAAAGTTTTAAAGAAGACAATGAAGGCAATTTTTTTGATCGTGAAATAAGAGTAGTAGATACCGATGGCTCAAAATATGAAGCCCATGTGTATTTTTTGAATCAACCTAATGTTGAGGCGGATGAACAAGCTTATTATGATTGGAAAGTGACTCGCCGACTTCAAAAAGAAACACCTCTTTACTTCGCATACGGATCTTGCATGGACCATGAGCGTATTGAAGTTGCTGATATGCTTGATGGGTTTGATGCCGTCGGGCTTGGTGTTTTGAGTGGGTACGACATGGATTTCACAACAAGAGCTGAAGATGGTGGTAGAGCTGATATTACTGAGAAAAAGGACAGTACAGTTGAAGGTATCGTATACAAGATAACTGATGAAGCGTTGGAATATTTGTACATGCGAGAAGGTGTGTATGCTGGTAAATATCGACCTGCTTTTGTAGATGTGGAAGTCGAGGGGAAAAAAGTGAATATGTTGACATTTATCGTTATTGACAAGGAAGAATCTATTGCCCCACCGGACCATTATTTGACTGAAATCGTTCGGGGTGGGAAAAAGTTTTTAACCGAAAAATATATAAATGCTATTCATGACAAAGTAGATAAATTACGCAAGGGGTGA
- the cydS gene encoding cytochrome bd oxidase small subunit CydS: MNEFLITWAPFIVVIASMTGAFWVGLKDDAVKDHHIE, translated from the coding sequence ATGAATGAATTTTTAATCACGTGGGCACCGTTTATTGTAGTGATTGCTTCGATGACTGGAGCGTTCTGGGTTGGCTTAAAAGATGATGCTGTAAAAGATCATCATATAGAATAG
- a CDS encoding cytochrome d ubiquinol oxidase subunit II has protein sequence MDLEIIGISVLWLFLFGYIIIASIDFGAGFFSAYSELTKTRHILHHIIQRYLSPVWEVTNVFLVFFFVGMVGFFPSSAYYYGTVLLVPVSIGIVLIAIRGSYYAFQTYGAKDSKLYIFLYGVAGLLIPASLSIVLTVSEGGFVDIVNDQPVLLYEELFFSPLTWSIVILSIVSVLYISATFLTAYADVAKDEAAKNLLRKYALAWSGPTALAAGLIVLQMRAHNIERFENIMDLWWIFALSGVFFVITVALLLMRKYYSTAFWSLVIQFALAFFGYGISHYPYLMYPYLTIYDGFTNEAMATALIVAFIAGFALLIPSLFLLARLFLFNKKYVKGGK, from the coding sequence ATGGATCTAGAGATTATTGGGATATCTGTTCTTTGGCTGTTCCTGTTCGGTTACATTATCATTGCCTCAATTGATTTTGGTGCAGGTTTTTTCAGTGCATATAGTGAGTTGACTAAGACAAGGCACATCTTGCACCATATCATTCAAAGATATTTATCTCCAGTTTGGGAAGTAACAAATGTGTTTCTTGTATTCTTCTTCGTTGGAATGGTCGGATTTTTCCCAAGCTCCGCTTATTATTACGGGACGGTTCTACTAGTACCTGTTAGTATCGGAATTGTTTTGATTGCGATCCGCGGCTCTTATTACGCTTTCCAGACATATGGAGCGAAAGATAGTAAACTTTATATTTTTCTTTACGGAGTAGCAGGACTTTTGATACCAGCTTCATTATCAATCGTTCTGACTGTATCTGAAGGCGGGTTCGTCGACATCGTCAATGACCAGCCGGTTTTACTCTATGAAGAATTATTCTTCAGTCCACTGACATGGAGTATTGTAATTCTGAGTATTGTGAGTGTCTTGTATATTTCTGCCACTTTCTTGACGGCTTATGCTGATGTTGCTAAGGATGAAGCTGCAAAGAATTTGCTTCGTAAATATGCGCTTGCTTGGAGTGGCCCGACAGCATTAGCTGCAGGTCTAATTGTATTACAGATGAGAGCTCATAACATCGAACGTTTTGAGAACATTATGGACCTTTGGTGGATTTTCGCTTTATCAGGTGTATTCTTTGTTATAACAGTAGCTCTATTATTAATGAGAAAGTACTACAGTACCGCTTTCTGGAGCTTAGTGATACAGTTCGCACTCGCGTTTTTCGGGTACGGCATATCACATTATCCGTATCTGATGTATCCATACTTGACGATTTACGATGGATTCACTAATGAAGCGATGGCAACAGCATTGATTGTTGCGTTCATAGCTGGTTTTGCCTTATTGATACCATCGCTGTTTCTACTTGCACGATTATTCTTGTTTAATAAAAAATATGTTAAAGGTGGAAAATAG
- a CDS encoding MFS transporter — protein sequence MTEEQKLQRATFHLWTFAISKLISIFGNSIYTFGISLFVLTLTGSATSFAINLICSVVPRTLLSPIAGSMADRYSKKKIVILSQIFAVLIVSFLLGYSLLFELNLVAIYITTAFLSVTTMFTSLTFTSSIANLIDDTRIQRAMAINQSASSAAAIGGPVIGGILFGVVSMNAFLIIFIVSFSIAVILEATMNFKLFTKNEGGEIEHEKMFKSILSGFHYLRKDHILWVIVSTALIINFFFTSLLVGLPFIVIEELGIKSQHFGVIEAMIGGGILLASLYFSIRKDFKYPLVVVKNAMLLVSLLLSVIALPLLVNMSYLMMVIFFISLTFLIGVTLTFVNTPVGVMIQKGVDENYRGRIFGILETMAQAMVPIGMIVYGLLYDYVSPAWILIASSACLILVTAYMIRPSVLRKAYPSRGDEAIQTKKFVTE from the coding sequence ATGACTGAAGAACAAAAGCTTCAGAGAGCAACCTTTCATTTATGGACGTTTGCAATAAGTAAATTAATTTCGATTTTTGGTAATAGTATCTATACTTTTGGAATAAGTTTATTTGTTTTGACCCTTACCGGATCCGCTACCAGTTTTGCAATCAATTTAATATGTAGCGTAGTCCCAAGGACCCTTCTTTCTCCCATTGCTGGATCCATGGCAGACCGTTACTCCAAAAAGAAAATCGTCATACTTTCTCAGATTTTTGCAGTGCTGATTGTCAGTTTTTTATTAGGATACAGCTTATTATTCGAACTGAACTTAGTCGCCATTTATATAACTACAGCTTTTCTATCAGTTACAACGATGTTTACAAGTCTCACGTTCACATCATCAATCGCTAATTTGATCGACGATACCCGAATCCAGCGAGCGATGGCTATCAACCAATCTGCAAGTTCTGCGGCTGCGATAGGCGGGCCTGTGATCGGGGGTATCCTGTTCGGTGTCGTTTCAATGAATGCATTTCTTATCATTTTTATCGTCTCTTTCTCAATAGCCGTTATATTAGAAGCTACGATGAACTTCAAGCTTTTCACTAAAAATGAGGGCGGTGAAATTGAACATGAAAAGATGTTCAAAAGTATTCTGTCAGGTTTCCATTATTTAAGAAAGGATCATATATTATGGGTTATAGTGTCTACCGCGTTAATAATCAATTTTTTCTTTACGTCCCTTTTGGTCGGTTTACCTTTTATTGTTATAGAAGAGCTTGGGATCAAGTCGCAACACTTCGGGGTCATCGAGGCAATGATCGGGGGAGGAATACTTCTAGCCTCCCTGTACTTCTCGATTCGAAAAGATTTCAAATATCCATTAGTAGTGGTCAAAAACGCTATGCTTTTGGTCTCACTATTGCTTAGTGTTATTGCTCTTCCGCTTCTCGTTAATATGTCATATCTAATGATGGTCATATTTTTCATCAGCCTTACCTTCTTGATCGGTGTAACACTTACATTTGTGAACACACCTGTTGGAGTTATGATACAAAAAGGTGTAGATGAAAATTATCGTGGAAGGATCTTCGGTATTTTAGAAACAATGGCTCAAGCGATGGTCCCAATCGGCATGATTGTTTATGGACTGCTGTACGATTATGTATCACCTGCATGGATATTAATCGCTTCGTCAGCTTGTTTAATCCTTGTGACGGCATACATGATACGTCCTTCCGTTTTAAGAAAAGCTTATCCGAGCCGAGGAGATGAAGCTATTCAGACCAAAAAATTTGTTACGGAGTAA
- a CDS encoding YceI family protein, which produces MSTLALDKVHSAVNFTVKHMMVSKAKGEFQEFDVAFSGDFNDLENASVTAKIDVSSIETNNEDRNGHLKSEDFFNTEQYPEITFESTSIKKLNDTDYEVTGDLTIRDVTNQATFKVEYNGTAKDPMEGNTIAGFDVEGSINREAYGLTWNAPLETGGVLIGKDVKVTAGFEFVVQ; this is translated from the coding sequence ATGTCAACATTAGCATTAGACAAAGTACACAGTGCAGTAAACTTTACGGTGAAACATATGATGGTCTCAAAAGCGAAGGGTGAGTTCCAAGAATTCGATGTCGCCTTCTCAGGTGACTTTAATGACTTAGAAAACGCAAGTGTTACTGCTAAAATTGATGTATCATCAATCGAAACGAACAATGAGGACCGTAATGGTCACTTGAAATCTGAAGATTTCTTTAATACCGAGCAGTACCCGGAAATCACATTTGAAAGTACTTCTATTAAAAAATTAAACGACACAGACTATGAAGTTACTGGAGATTTGACGATTCGTGACGTAACAAACCAGGCAACTTTCAAAGTAGAATATAATGGGACTGCGAAAGATCCGATGGAAGGAAATACAATTGCAGGATTTGATGTTGAAGGTTCGATTAACCGTGAAGCTTATGGCTTAACATGGAACGCTCCACTGGAAACAGGCGGGGTATTGATTGGTAAAGATGTAAAAGTGACTGCAGGATTCGAATTTGTAGTTCAATAA
- a CDS encoding glycerophosphodiester phosphodiesterase, producing MRGKPEQKRSKQFNKFIRYGRFTLFISLSFVLLLSFWTFHLSPVQEVEQHPFFNKQDSPWVIAHRAGEAIAPGNSMTAIEMSHEMGVDMIEVDIHITKDDHLVLMHDPTVDRTTDGTGLVADYTLEEFLLLDAGYHFEDLNGEYSFRGLGVYKPTLREVFEKFPDVNYMLEVKHTNPAEKHDIMTEKLWELIQEYDMQNNVMVSSFDQKLINKFEEVAGDEVALGTGRQIAFNFIMAHNFFVRNLFQPTSGVIQIPKENRYFNFFNDRMIDGAQRLGMDVHYWTINDEATMREMVDEGVDGIITDRPDLLIEILEEKGLR from the coding sequence TTGAGAGGTAAACCAGAACAAAAAAGATCTAAACAATTCAATAAATTCATCCGCTATGGTCGCTTCACATTGTTCATTTCCCTATCGTTCGTGCTCTTGCTTTCGTTTTGGACATTTCACCTAAGCCCTGTCCAAGAGGTGGAACAACATCCATTCTTCAATAAACAAGATTCACCTTGGGTGATAGCTCATCGAGCTGGGGAAGCAATAGCTCCTGGGAATTCAATGACCGCTATTGAAATGTCACATGAGATGGGCGTGGATATGATTGAAGTTGATATTCATATTACAAAAGACGACCATTTAGTGCTCATGCATGATCCCACTGTAGACCGGACTACTGATGGCACAGGTCTTGTAGCTGATTATACTTTGGAAGAGTTTTTACTATTAGATGCAGGTTATCACTTCGAAGACCTGAATGGTGAATATTCATTCCGAGGACTCGGGGTTTATAAACCCACTCTTAGAGAAGTATTCGAAAAGTTCCCAGATGTGAATTACATGCTTGAAGTCAAACACACGAATCCTGCAGAAAAGCATGACATCATGACAGAAAAACTATGGGAACTCATACAAGAATATGATATGCAAAACAATGTGATGGTGTCATCCTTTGATCAGAAATTGATCAATAAGTTTGAGGAAGTAGCAGGAGATGAAGTGGCGTTAGGAACTGGAAGACAGATTGCGTTTAATTTCATCATGGCGCACAACTTTTTCGTTCGAAATTTGTTCCAGCCGACAAGTGGTGTGATTCAAATTCCAAAAGAAAACCGTTATTTCAATTTTTTCAATGATCGGATGATTGATGGAGCTCAACGGCTTGGAATGGATGTTCACTATTGGACAATTAATGACGAGGCGACCATGCGTGAAATGGTAGATGAGGGAGTCGATGGAATCATTACAGATCGACCGGATCTACTTATTGAAATACTTGAAGAAAAAGGTTTGAGATAA
- a CDS encoding CPBP family intramembrane glutamic endopeptidase: protein MENRTLHLISLSLVSCLLLLFIEQGIEASYIVKTVSKIGLFVFIPVIYIKYIFRENLSTFLNVKKIDFPRLKVGFLAGIGSFVILIVSFILLEEWIDTTGIILDLNQRLGITYETFIWVALYITFGNSFIEEFYFRGVLFLKIYQEGDKLLAYIFSAGLFAFYHVAIFALWFNVWLIGLALLGLFAIGLIFNWLNTKSNNFLNSWITHVLADVAIVAIGYYLFATIQI from the coding sequence ATGGAGAACAGAACATTACATTTGATCAGTCTATCTTTGGTAAGTTGTCTTTTGTTATTATTCATCGAACAAGGCATAGAAGCATCATATATAGTAAAAACGGTGTCCAAAATTGGATTGTTCGTGTTTATTCCAGTGATTTATATTAAATACATATTTCGTGAAAACCTCAGCACCTTTCTTAACGTGAAAAAGATTGACTTCCCACGATTGAAAGTTGGGTTCTTGGCTGGGATCGGTTCTTTTGTCATATTAATCGTGAGTTTTATATTGTTAGAAGAATGGATTGATACGACTGGTATTATATTAGATTTGAATCAACGGCTTGGCATCACTTATGAGACTTTCATATGGGTAGCACTCTATATAACCTTCGGAAATTCTTTTATTGAAGAATTTTATTTCCGTGGTGTTTTGTTTCTTAAAATATATCAAGAAGGAGACAAACTGTTAGCCTATATATTTTCGGCCGGGTTATTTGCTTTTTATCACGTTGCGATTTTTGCCCTTTGGTTTAATGTGTGGTTGATTGGGCTTGCACTTCTCGGGCTTTTCGCAATCGGATTAATTTTCAATTGGCTAAACACGAAATCCAATAATTTTCTTAATTCCTGGATCACTCATGTGTTGGCCGATGTAGCGATAGTAGCAATAGGCTATTACCTATTTGCGACTATACAAATATAA
- a CDS encoding GIY-YIG nuclease family protein, translating into MPFTYMLRCCDQSLYTGYTVDMDKRLNMHLKGEASKYTRVRLPVEVVYVEEFDTKSDAMKRECAIKKLSKSEKEKLILSKPLVSQK; encoded by the coding sequence ATGCCATTCACATATATGCTCCGTTGCTGCGATCAGTCGCTATATACAGGTTATACTGTTGATATGGATAAGCGACTGAATATGCATTTAAAAGGGGAGGCTTCTAAGTATACACGTGTACGATTGCCTGTAGAAGTAGTATATGTAGAAGAATTTGATACGAAATCAGACGCTATGAAGCGAGAGTGTGCAATTAAAAAGTTAAGTAAAAGTGAAAAAGAAAAATTAATCCTTAGTAAACCACTTGTTTCCCAAAAATAA